Sequence from the Ignavibacteria bacterium genome:
TTAAACCTTTCGATGTGACCGACCTGTATCAGTTTGCCTTTTTCTTTAGCCAGGGCAACGAGTTTTTCAGCTTCCTCAATTGTTGCTGTAACTGGTTTTTCTATAAATACATCAAGACCGTGCTCGAGACAAAATTTGGCAACACTGTAATGTGCTGTGGTGGTTACGGCTATCGAAGCAGCCTCACATTCCTGTACCAGCTCCTCAAGAGTGCCAAAGACTTTTATCCCAAATTCATTTGCGCATTTTTCTGCTCTTTCTTTGGAAGTATCATATACCCCCAAAAGCTCCGCTGATGCAATATTTTTAAGCATCTTGACATGGAGACTGCCAAGATGGCCTGTACCAATTACGCCGGTTTTTATCTTTTTCATCGAATTTCTGTCTTGTTTATTTGAGGAAAGAATTGAGCGGGAAAATGAGGGCATGGATCACCCGGGCAACCGGAACCATACCCCTCAAATTTTAAAAATGTTGGAGCCACTTTTCTTGAAACTTTTGAAGTGGTGTCTGAAATTCCTCTTCAATTTAAATTTCTGATCAGCTAAAAGAGCAAACTTTATTTTTACTCTTGTATCTCTGCACATTTAATCGAATTGTAAGGAATAAAAATCCTTACTGTTTCACCATTTTCTCTCTCGTTCCTTAGAAGCAAGCCATCATCGTAGGTGGCTTCAAGCTTCCCCATCTTGAAAACGATCTCATATACGGGAGTATTAGAGAAAGAATCGGTTACCAGTCCGTAATTTTCAAACATGGTAACATGTACAGATTTTCCTTTGAATTGAGACCAATCAAATTTCATAAACTTATCTGACTCCTAATTGAGCATAAACTTTTTTAGAATAACTGTTAAATATAATAAATTGATACTGACAGAACAAAATCTCTGTCGGACATTCTTGCAAATATCTGCAATATTTTCACTTTTTATTTATTGTTTGATCATCCAGCCAGCGAAGCATGGTGTTGATCGCAATAAATTTTGATCTTTTTTGTTTAACTTTCACATTCTCATCGTACAATCTCGCCAGCTCCGCCCCGACAATGAATACCATATTTGTATAATAGATCCAAAACGCTATCACTATCAAAAGAGAATAAGTCCCGTATATTTGTCCAAATGAAGCGAGATTATCGATATAATATCCAAACGCAAACTTTGCGAGAATCCAAAGTCCTGCAGCAGTCATCGCGCCAACAAACAATGAAACTTTCCTTATTTTTTTTGACGGTACTATCCTGTAGAAGAAATAGAAAAGAATAAAAATTGATAAAAATGAAACCGCAACAGTAAAAGTTTCCTTTAGCAATACCGAATCAAGCAATCCAAGAAAGGGCATCTCCATCGCTATCCTCTGAAGAACCATCAAAGCCGGCAAAATCAGGAATATCGCAAAAAACAGAACTATCATCACGAGTATCAGAAGAAAATCAACCAGTTTCGAGATAATTATGTTTTTCTGCTCGGGCACATCAAATACATTGTGCAGAACGGTCCTGATACTCGAGAAGAACCCCGATGCAGCAAACAATAATGCGCTGAAACCGATGATTCCGGCGACATTTTTGTACTCTACAAGCTCCTCAATTCTCCCGCCTATCATCGTCTTTGCAAATTCCGCATAACTCTGATACGGTATCAGCGCATCGATAAATGTATTAATCCTCCCGACAAATTCTACCGAGGTAAGAAAATTTCCCAAAATAAAGAACATGATAAGAGTAATCGGGATTATACATAAGAATAGAGAAAAAGCGAGCGCTCCCGAAAAAAGAAAGACATGATGCTGATCAAATCTGTCAATAAATCTTAATATCCACTCTACATAAACTTTGTAAAGCCCGTTAACCCGGTTATAGGTCGACTTCTTTTTGAACATTTCAGGTTCAAAAACGAACACTCCATCAAATATCAATACAAATATTTTGAAAAATGGCTTAACTTTTTCTTGCCATAAGTTCCGGAATAGCTTCATAATATCTTTCTTTTAGCTCCGATATCTCAAATTCAATATCATTTATCTTTACTTTTTTTCCCCCTGTTTTCCCTGCCACCTTGACTGGAACACCTTTTTCGTGTGCCAATGTCTCAAACTTGGACAGGTTTTCCGGTGCAATTGAGAAGACAATCCTTCCCTGGGTTTCGGAAAAGAAAGCGAAATCTTCGCGAGTGCCGGAGAAACTGACTTCTGCTCCAACAGGATTCTCTTCGTCCGCAATGCACGACTCAATTATTGTGACCACAACACCACCTTCAGACACATCGTGTGCCGAATTAACCATCCCCGACTTTATAACTGCAAGAGTGAAATCGTGCAGTTTTTTCTCTTTCTCCAGATCACAAACAGGAGGTGTTCCTTTTACCAGTTTGTGGATGATCTTTAAATACTCGGAACCGCCAATTTCTTCAGCATCCTCTCCGGCAACAATTATAAGGTCTCCTTCATTTTTGAAGTGCATCCCTGTAATGTGGGACAAATCTTCAATCAAACCAAGCATTCCAACTACGGGTGTCGGATATACTGCAGAATCCGGTGACTCGTTGTAGAAGGAGACATTCCCTCCTGTCACGGGTGTATCAAAAAATCTGCATGCCTCGCCCATTCCGGTAACAGCTTCTTTGAATTGCCAGTAAATTTCAGGCTTATACGGATTTCCAAAATTCAGGCAATTTGTGATAGCGAGTGGAATTGCGCCCGTACAAACGACATTTCTCGCAGCCTCTGCCACGGCGAGTTTGCCCCCTTCCCTCGGATCGAGATAAACGAACCTCGAGTTACAATCTGTTTTCACTGCTATCGCTTTATTGGTGTCTTTCAGGTATACCACAGCAGCGTCACCGGCTCCCGGTCCCTTTACGGTATTGGTTCTAACCATACTGTCATATTGCCTGTAAACCCATTTTTTGGATGCAATCACCGGAGACGACAAAACCTTCAGAACTGCAGCTTTCAGATCTCCGGGAACGGGAAGTTCTGTTTTTTCGAATTTTGCTGTTTCCTCCAAATAAAGTGGTTTCCGGGTCTCTCTGTCATATTGCGGAGCACCACCTCCAAGTACGAGATCGTAAGGATCTACATCGGCTTTTAACTCACCGTTGTAAAAGATTTTTACTCTTCTGTCTGCAGTAACTTCCCCGATTGTTTCGCAATGAAGATCCCATTTTTCGAAAACTTCTTTTACATCTTTCTCAAACTCTTTTTTTGCAACTACGAGCATTCTCTCCTGACTTTCAGAAAGCATTATCTCGTAAGCTGTCATCCCTGTTTCACGAAGTGGCACTTTTGACAAATCGATCGTCATGCCGTGATTCCCCTTCCCGCTCATTTCGGTGGTTGAGCACGAGATTCCCGCTGCTCCCATGTCCTGTATTCCCACAATGTAACCTTTTCTGATGACTTCCAGACTTGCTTCGAGCAACAGTTTTTCGGTAAACGGGTCACCAACCTGAACCGATGGACGCTTTGCCTCACTTTTCTCCGAAATTTCTTCGGAAGCGAATGTAGCACCATGAATACCGTCCCGTCCCGTGGATGAACCCACTATAATCACAGGATTTCCCGCTCCCTCGGCAGTGGCGGAAGCTGTCATTCCGTGTTTGACAACTCCGACAGCCATCGCATTTACTAAAGGGTTACCATGGTAACATTCGTCAAAATAGACTTCTCCGGCTACTGTCGGAACACCGAAACAATTTCCATAATCTGCGATGCCCTCAACCACCCCGTTGAAAAGGTATCTTGTCCGGTCGTCGTCAAGCGAACCAAACCGAAGCGAGTTCAAAGCCGCTATAGGTCGGGCACCCATCGTGAAGATATCCCTCAAAATGCCTCCGACACCTGTGGCAGCACCCTGATACGGTTCGACTGCAGACGGATGATTATGACTTTCGATTTTAAAAGCTATTGCGAAACCGTCTCCAATATCCACAAGTCCGGCGTTCTCCTCCCCCGCACCCACGAGGAGTCTCCCACCGCTTCTGGGCAATGTTTTTATCAGCTTAATGGAATTTTTATAACTGCAATGCTCACTCCACATTACACTGAATATCCCAAGTTCTGTGAATGAAGGCGTCCTCCCTAGACGGGTGCAAATATCTTCAAATTCCTCTTTGGTAAGTCCGTGTTCAAATGCCAGTTCAAGTGTTACTTCAGGTTCTTTCATTCGTCAATTCCATTGGTTTCTAAATTTTCGGTTAATTTCAGGCAAGATATTGCTGCCATATATCATAAAGTTGGTAAGTGGCAAAGATATCCCTCCCGCAATATTCAGCAATTTCTTTTATTCTCCCTTCATGATACATGTTTTTTACTTCAGAACCTGAAACATCTTTAGATTTGGGAGTTTTAATTCCAAAACTGTGACAGTAAAAATCGAGGTTGAATTTGCGGAATCCGCCATAAAAAGATAACTGTTCGAGAAGATCGAGGTGCAGCTTGCTGTCAAACCTGTTTCCCATCAAATTTTTCGAAGGTTTTATGCCAAGAAGTGCCGATCGCAACATCAGGAATGGAACATCAAATCCCCTCCCGTTAAAGGAAATAAGTTGATCAACTTTTGAAACAAATTCCCAAAACTTTATCAAAATTTCCCGTTCAGGCAATCCCTTGTAGCTAAAACCGGTCTCTTCCGACTGCCACACTTCCTCAGTCTCATTTTCGTAAAAAACATAGCCTTTTTGCTGCTCTACATAATACATCCCGATGACGACAACTTTCGATGTGAAAGGATACAAAGCTGTCCAGTCTTTAAGTTCCGCCTGTTTCCGTTCCTTATCCTCAGGGGTTTTTTCTTTTTCTGCGTCTCTCAGTAGGTATTCCTGCTGGCTCGGGGAAAATGATTCCCATGGCAAGGCGACAGTTTCTATATCAAAAACGATTCTTTTCATGTTCTTTTGCTCCTGTCAAAACTTCTTTTCTCAAATGATCCGACTTTTGCCGCAAATTCGTCACTCAACGGAGCTGTTTTTCCTGTTTTTTGATCAACCTGAGCAACAACACCGGATCCGTCGACCACCACTTCACCTGTAGTTTTATTCACGATTACATGCTCAAACCCGTAGGAGGAATTCCCAATGTAAGATATCCTTGTATGAATCTCGAGTTCATCATCATATTTCGAATGTCTTCTGTAGTTAATCTCATTCCTTACCATGAAAAAATCGAAACCATCGGTGAATAAACCTCGCTCGGGAATCAATCCGGCTTCTTTCAGATATTCGAGACGGGATTGCTCCAAAAAAGAGACATAAACAGCGTTATTGCAAACGCCAAGCATGTCAACTTCATGGAATCTTACTTTCAACTTTGTAACATGATAAAATGCGTGTCCGTTGTACTCAAACATTTTTACAACCTCCACAATATATTGAGTGCTTCGATAATCTGATCTTTATTCACATCCATGTGTGTTATAGCCCTTACTGTTCCAATTGGACCGGGAAGAAAACGAAGACCCTCCGCCTCACACTCTGCCATCAATACTTCAGGTGATTTTGTTCTGTGTTTGAAAATGAGAATATTTGTTTGAACAGAATCTGAATCAATCTCATATTGGGGCATGTTCGCAAGTTCTCTTGCCATAAATCCGGCATTTTCATGATCCTCATGAAGTCTGGAAATATTATTCTTCAGAGCATAAAGTCCCGCTGCGGCTAATACTCCAACCTGCCTTGCCCCACCTCCCCATGCTTTTCTGAACCGGAATGCCTCTTTGATAAAATCCCTGTTCCCGGCAATAACAGAACCAACAGGCGCTCCCAAACCTTTCGACAGACAACAGGAAACTGAATCGAAGTGAGAAGTAATCTCTTTTGGCTCCACACCGAGACTCACGGCAGCATTCCACACTCTTGCACCGTCCAGATGGAAAATAAATCCCTTTTCATGCACAAATTTTTCAAGTTTTTTTATTGTCTCAAGAGGATAAACCCTCCCCATTCTCCTGTTATGCGTGTTTTCAAGGGCAATTACTCTGGTTCTTGGCATGTAGTAGGCTTCGAGAGGTCTGATCGCTGGTGCGACCAGTTCGGGTGTCATAATACCGTCCTTTGTAAAAACCGGAAACAACTGTAAACCGCTCAATACTGCCGGAGAGCCAGATTCATAATAAAAAATATGCGATTCAGCATCGCAAATTACCTCGTCGTGTGGCTGTGTGTGGGTTTTGAGGCACAACTGGTTACCCATTACGCCGCTGAAAACGAAGAGTGCTGTTTCAAACCCCAAGAGATCTGCCGCATACTCCTGAAATTCATTTACAGTTGGATCTTCTTTAAAAACATCATCCCCAACTTCGGCATCGTACATTGCCCTTCTCATATCAGGCGAAGGTTTTGTAACTGTGTCGCTTCTTAAATCAATTATTTTCAAAATGTCATCCAAATTCTGTTTTAATTCATCTTCAAAAATACCACTTTTTTTCGTTTGCCTGACAATCATTAATTGAATTCCCGGTCTGGAAAGAGAATGGCTAAATGCGCTGCATCACGATATTATTTCCATTCAAAATAAATTTTATCCTTCCATGGAATTATTTTGCATAATGACCGGTTTTTAAATTATATTTGCATTGTACATAGTACACATTTTTGGACGGGTGTACATTATTAAGGGCAACCCGTAAAACTTTACAAAGACAAACAGCGTCTAAAATAGATAAAAGGCGATTTATTACTTAAAATTTACTTTGGCACATTTTTTGTAGCGTTATTATTGAACGAATGAGAACGATACAGACTATAGAGGTTTAATCATGAAAAGATTTTTTACAATTATAATTTTGGCCACCATACTGGTGGCAGCAGGTCTTCCCTCGATGAAGACTGAAACAAAATCAAGTACTCCAAAAGGTAACGGAGATAATCCACGCAATTTTGTATTGGAGCAAAATTATCCCAATCCGTTTAATCCTGAAACGACCATCAGCTATCATCTTCCAAACGCTGGTCAGGTGAGACTTTCAGTGTATAATCTCCTTGGAGTTGAAGTGGCAGTTCTTGTGGATGAGTTTCAGTCAACCGGAACCTACAGCATAAGATTCAACGCTTCGTCATTGCAGTCGGGAGTTTATCTTTACAAATTGAAAATGGGAAATACCACCCTCACACGGAAAATGACTTACCTCAAGTAATTTCATTTAATCTGTAATTAAAAGTTTTAAGGCTGTCTCATTCGGGGCAGCCTTTTTTAATTCATCCTTCAACCCTCTGCCCTCCTCATTCATCCTTCAGCCCTCTGCCATCTTTTTTCAGCCTTCAGCCCTCTGCCATCTTTTTTCAGCCTTCAGCCCTCTGCCATCTTTTTTCAGCCTTCAGCCCTCTGCCCTCCGCTTTCTGCCTTTTAAAAATGAACGGCAATCCTTTGATATTAGCTTGGTTATCCGTAACTTTATATGATACATATTTGGATAAAAGGTTTTCGAAATGCGGCTACACTATTTTATATTTTTTCTTACAATTGTTACTGTTTCAGCGTTTTCTCAGAATTTTGCGGGAAAGAAATTTGCTCTCGATCCGGGACACGGAAGTCCGAGGAATGCAACCTGCGAACCCGAGACCAAAAGGTTTGAAACATATGTAAACCATATCGTGATGCCCTATCTTAAAAGATACTTGCAACGGGATGGTGCGACGGTTTTTTCGACAAGAGGTGATTTCGATTCGCTCGGTGCATGCATGACACTCTCAGAAAGGGAGGCTGTAGCAAACAACAATAATGTCGATTTTTTCCACTCCATTCACCATAACGCCTTTCAAGGGACGAGCAATTACTCTCTTGTTCTGTTCGAACAGTTGAATAATACTGTTTGCCCCAACGGAAATCCACAATGGCCCGGAACTGCGGACAGCATGTCGATTTATATGGCAGCAGAACTTTATGCGGGACTTCAAACAACCGTTGGTTACCCCCGGGGTGACTATTGCTTCCTTGGCTACAATTTGGGTGTACTTAATGACCTGGCAATGCCGGGGGTACTCAGTGAGGGTTCATTTTTCGATTTCCCTGCAGAAGCGGCAAGACTCGCTAATCTTGACTATCTGATGACTGAGGCTGAAGCACTCTACCTGTCTTACCTGAAATATTACAAAAAGCCACTTCCTTCACATGGAAGTCTTGTCGGAATTGTTACAAATCTGACTACAGGCAATCCTGTAAAAGGGGTAAGAGTAGTCCTCACCTCACTAAATAAAACATATCAGATTGATTCTCTCGGAAACGGTTTTTACAGATTCGATTCTCTCGCACCCGGTACCTACCCGGTCTCGGTTTATTCAAATCTTGATACAACAAATACGACCGTAACAATTACCGCCGGTAAAATTAACA
This genomic interval carries:
- a CDS encoding acyl-CoA thioesterase, coding for MFEYNGHAFYHVTKLKVRFHEVDMLGVCNNAVYVSFLEQSRLEYLKEAGLIPERGLFTDGFDFFMVRNEINYRRHSKYDDELEIHTRISYIGNSSYGFEHVIVNKTTGEVVVDGSGVVAQVDQKTGKTAPLSDEFAAKVGSFEKRSFDRSKRT
- the purL gene encoding phosphoribosylformylglycinamidine synthase subunit PurL — protein: MKEPEVTLELAFEHGLTKEEFEDICTRLGRTPSFTELGIFSVMWSEHCSYKNSIKLIKTLPRSGGRLLVGAGEENAGLVDIGDGFAIAFKIESHNHPSAVEPYQGAATGVGGILRDIFTMGARPIAALNSLRFGSLDDDRTRYLFNGVVEGIADYGNCFGVPTVAGEVYFDECYHGNPLVNAMAVGVVKHGMTASATAEGAGNPVIIVGSSTGRDGIHGATFASEEISEKSEAKRPSVQVGDPFTEKLLLEASLEVIRKGYIVGIQDMGAAGISCSTTEMSGKGNHGMTIDLSKVPLRETGMTAYEIMLSESQERMLVVAKKEFEKDVKEVFEKWDLHCETIGEVTADRRVKIFYNGELKADVDPYDLVLGGGAPQYDRETRKPLYLEETAKFEKTELPVPGDLKAAVLKVLSSPVIASKKWVYRQYDSMVRTNTVKGPGAGDAAVVYLKDTNKAIAVKTDCNSRFVYLDPREGGKLAVAEAARNVVCTGAIPLAITNCLNFGNPYKPEIYWQFKEAVTGMGEACRFFDTPVTGGNVSFYNESPDSAVYPTPVVGMLGLIEDLSHITGMHFKNEGDLIIVAGEDAEEIGGSEYLKIIHKLVKGTPPVCDLEKEKKLHDFTLAVIKSGMVNSAHDVSEGGVVVTIIESCIADEENPVGAEVSFSGTREDFAFFSETQGRIVFSIAPENLSKFETLAHEKGVPVKVAGKTGGKKVKINDIEFEISELKERYYEAIPELMARKS
- a CDS encoding low specificity L-threonine aldolase: MIDLRSDTVTKPSPDMRRAMYDAEVGDDVFKEDPTVNEFQEYAADLLGFETALFVFSGVMGNQLCLKTHTQPHDEVICDAESHIFYYESGSPAVLSGLQLFPVFTKDGIMTPELVAPAIRPLEAYYMPRTRVIALENTHNRRMGRVYPLETIKKLEKFVHEKGFIFHLDGARVWNAAVSLGVEPKEITSHFDSVSCCLSKGLGAPVGSVIAGNRDFIKEAFRFRKAWGGGARQVGVLAAAGLYALKNNISRLHEDHENAGFMARELANMPQYEIDSDSVQTNILIFKHRTKSPEVLMAECEAEGLRFLPGPIGTVRAITHMDVNKDQIIEALNILWRL
- a CDS encoding ribonuclease H-like domain-containing protein translates to MKRIVFDIETVALPWESFSPSQQEYLLRDAEKEKTPEDKERKQAELKDWTALYPFTSKVVVIGMYYVEQQKGYVFYENETEEVWQSEETGFSYKGLPEREILIKFWEFVSKVDQLISFNGRGFDVPFLMLRSALLGIKPSKNLMGNRFDSKLHLDLLEQLSFYGGFRKFNLDFYCHSFGIKTPKSKDVSGSEVKNMYHEGRIKEIAEYCGRDIFATYQLYDIWQQYLA
- a CDS encoding T9SS type A sorting domain-containing protein; this encodes MKRFFTIIILATILVAAGLPSMKTETKSSTPKGNGDNPRNFVLEQNYPNPFNPETTISYHLPNAGQVRLSVYNLLGVEVAVLVDEFQSTGTYSIRFNASSLQSGVYLYKLKMGNTTLTRKMTYLK
- a CDS encoding YihY/virulence factor BrkB family protein, producing the protein MFKKKSTYNRVNGLYKVYVEWILRFIDRFDQHHVFLFSGALAFSLFLCIIPITLIMFFILGNFLTSVEFVGRINTFIDALIPYQSYAEFAKTMIGGRIEELVEYKNVAGIIGFSALLFAASGFFSSIRTVLHNVFDVPEQKNIIISKLVDFLLILVMIVLFFAIFLILPALMVLQRIAMEMPFLGLLDSVLLKETFTVAVSFLSIFILFYFFYRIVPSKKIRKVSLFVGAMTAAGLWILAKFAFGYYIDNLASFGQIYGTYSLLIVIAFWIYYTNMVFIVGAELARLYDENVKVKQKRSKFIAINTMLRWLDDQTINKK